A portion of the Oncorhynchus nerka isolate Pitt River linkage group LG27, Oner_Uvic_2.0, whole genome shotgun sequence genome contains these proteins:
- the LOC115111258 gene encoding histone H1-like, whose protein sequence is MSGVIAIPLATPATTPKKRSKPKKTGPTVSDRILKVMSASSDRSGVSLAALKKSLAASGYDVVKNNARLKLAVRRLVAKGYLLQPKGTGASGSFKINKNKAVAKKKKPIKNKVKKVGAKKVRRASPKKAAGAKKSPKKTKRKSPKKAKRPAAAKKPKSPRKTKRRLAKSTRAKATPKK, encoded by the coding sequence ATGTCTGGGGTGATTGCAATTCCCCTGGCGACACCAGCCACGACTCCTAAAAAGAGATCCAAGCCCAAGAAGACTGGACCCACCGTATCTGACCGCATCCTGAAGGTTATGTCAGCATCCAGTGACCGAAGTGGTGTGTCTCTTGCGGCTCTCAAAAAGTCTCTGGCAGCCAGCGGCTATGATGTTGTGAAGAACAACGCCCGACTTAAACTGGCTGTCCGGCGTTTGGTGGCCAAAGGATATCTTCTGCAGCCTAAGGGCACTGGGGCATCCGGCTCTTTCAAAATTAACAAAAACAAAGCTGTGGCTAAAAAGAAAAAACCTATCAAGAATAAAGTCAAGAAGGTGGGGGCCAAGAAGGTCAGGAGAGCGTCACCCAAGAAGGCAGCGGGCGCCAAGAAGTCCCCAAAGAAAACCAAGAGGAAGAGTCCCAAGAAGGCCAAAAGACCTGCAGCAGCAAAAAAGCCCAAGAGCCCCAGGAAGACCAAGCGCAGACTCGCCAAATCCACCCGGGCTAAAGCTACTCCTAAGAAATAG
- the mpeg1.1 gene encoding macrophage expressed 1, tandem duplicate 1 gives MASDTALGLTAFTLLVLSLLHQCVPHPLTPPNNGLRKCRTNLSIPALEVLPGGGWDNLRNMDMGRVMNFSFSQCQTTEDGFYLIPDEVFVIPQKLTGVETNSEIINTWLEQRSSTSFSINSDVSFLSVLNAKFSVENQRVKTHQVHGSSVTARVQVRNFLYTVKAHPDFTLDGRFAHQAEEIADAIENNQTRQAVYLSEKMVLDYGTHVITSVDAGAALVQEDYLRSSYVSDSETAKFSVSASAGLNFFDKVKFDIGSKDTQETSESHSYQGNITYSIIQSHGGAPFYPGITLQKWQESTKNNLVGIDRAGLPLHYFLNRITFPDLPEPTIGKLALSVSQAIQRYYTVNTHPGCVKPDSKNFNFQANMDDSSCEGPATNLSFGGVFQQCTKLTGDADPICQALAQKNPDTGSYSCGQAYKATLLRSEVREESYSTYECHRHCHGCWLLLTCCDNICGDSYHVRSARIDTYWCSTNETTPEYSGYLFGGLYSPSLLNPLTKTKSCPPNFNIQMKLLSNGLMICLSNDYETSTRFSVPFGGLFSCQSNNPLAQDQPRCPPQFSQHLATVSDGCQVLYCVQSGLFTGGQLLPVRLPPFTRPPLISMTATNTVAVMTEGDRAWVRVGQTKMWKLAKVTEIQSMVKVFDPASGQMTGGQKSGVAFGVICLVVLVVVGAVLLVRRRRVSRLGRERGYEEIHSEGQSEGGVESQEEQGSETMTQTLLP, from the exons ATGGCATCTGACACAGCTCTGGGTCTGACAGCATTCACCTTGCTAGTTCTCTCCCTGCTCCACCAGTGTGTCCCTCACCCACTCACTCCTCCGAATAATGGACTTCGTAAGTGTCGCACCAACTTGTCCATTCCAGCCCTGGAGGTACTCCCAGGCGGGGGATGGGACAACCTGAGGAACATGGACATGGGACGAGTCATGAACTTCAGCTTCTCCCAGTGCCAGACCACGGAGGATGGATTCTACCTCATCCCGGATGAGGTGTTTGTCATCCCACAGAAGCTCACTGGTGTGGAGACCAATTCTGAGATCATCAACACTTGGCTGGAACAGCGCAGCTCCACGTCTTTCTCAATCAACTCAGACGTGTCCTTCCTCTCCGTGCTCAATGCTAAGTTCTCCGTTGAGAATCAGCGGGTGAAGACTCACCAGGTCCATGGGAGCTCTGTCACCGCTCGTGTACAA GTGCGTAACTTCCTATACACGGTAAAGGCTCACCCTGACTTCACTCTGGATGGCCGCTTTGCCCACCAGGCTGAGGAGATCGCCGACGCAATAGAAAACAACCAGACTCGACAGGCAGTGTATTTATCTGAGAAGATGGTGTTGGACTATGGAACCCATGTGATAACAAGTGTTGATGCAGGGGCCGCCTTAGTGCAAGAGGACTATCTCCGTTCATCTTACGTGTCCGACAGTGAGACGGCAAAGTTCTCTGTTTCGGCATCGGCAGGTCTTAACTTCTTTGATAAAGTCAAATTTGACATTGGCAGCAAGGACACACAAGAGACATCCGAGTCACATAGTTATCAGGGCAACATCACCTACTCCATTATACAGAGCCATGGTGGGGCTCCCTTCTACCCAGGCATCACTTTGCAGAAGTGGCAGGAGAGCACCAAGAACAACCTGGTGGGCATCGACCGGGCAGGACTGCCTCTGCACTACTTCCTCAACCGGATTACCTTCCCCGATCTCCCTGAACCAACCATCGGCAAACTGGCACTGTCTGTTAGTCAGGCCATCCAGCGCTACTATACCGTTAACACACACCCTGGCTGCGTTAAACCAGACTCCAAGAACTTCAACTTCCAAGCCAATATGGACGACAGCTCCTGCGAGGGTCCGGCCACCAACCTCAGCTTCGGTGGGGTGTTTCAGCAGTGCACCAAGCTCACTGGGGATGCAGACCCAATCTGCCAAGCCCTGGCTCAGAAGAACCCCGACACAGGCTCTTACTCATGTGGTCAGGCCTACAAAGCCACCCTGTTACGCtctgaggtgagagaggagagctacagcaCGTATGAGTGCCACAGGCATTGCCATGGCTGCTGGCTGCTTTTAACCTGCTGCGACAATATCTGTGGAGATTCCTACCATGTCCGCTCTGCTCGCATTGACACCTACTGGTGCTCCACCAATGAGACAACCCCAGAGTACTCAGGATACCTCTTTGGGGGACTCTACAGCCCATCCCTGTTGAACCCTCTCACCAAAACTAAGAGCTGCCCTCCAAACTTCAACATTCAAATGAAGCTTCTGTCCAACGGTCTGATGATCTGCCTGAGCAATGACTATGAGACTTCCACCAGGTTTTCAGTCCCCTTTGGAGGCCTGTTCAGTTGCCAGTCTAACAACCCCCTTGCACAGGATCAACCCCGTTGCCCTCCCCAGTTCAGCCAGCACCTGGCTACTGTTAGTGATGGCTGCCAGGTGCTCTACTGTGTCCAGTCTGGCTTGTTCACAGGTGGCCAGCTGCTGCCTGTACGCTTGCCACCTTTCACTCGTCCTCCACTGATCAGCATGACTGCCACTAACACGGTGGCTGTGATGACCGAGGGAGATCGGGCGTGGGTCAGGGTGGGACAGACCAAGATGTGGAAGCTGGCCAAggtgacagagatccagagtaTGGTGAAGGTGTTCGATCCAGCCTCGGGACAGATGACAGGGGGGCAGAAGTCTGGTGTGGCCTTTGGAGTAATTTGCTTGGTTGTCTTGGTGGTGGTTGGAGCTGTGCTACTGGTGAGACGGAGGAGGGTCTCAAGgcttgggagggagagaggatatgaggagATCCACAGCGAGGGGCAGAGTGAGGGAGGTGTGGAGAGTCAAGAAGAGCAGGGCTCTGAGACAATGACCCAGACCCTGTTGCCATGA
- the prf1.5 gene encoding perforin 1.5, with protein MAFRSLFLYTLSLPVLVQMPSSRACRTGSGSECEKAPFVPGYNLAGEGFDVVRMRRKGAYVINVKAHLSDNHTCVLCENRFQEGQVQRLPSAVLDWRPLSRCSKQLSSALHHSVDSLLRSSSSLINNNWGMDLRLETYGKAVLGGSRSEMAKFARSQHSVDKATFATHEISCTYYSYRLADHPDLSAEFAKHLKRLPQELDNKSKLLYRQLIDTYGTHYIRQVQLGGRVRRVTAFRTCLATLKGFSESEIKTCLNVELKMALGFLPANASFSNKCDALLKGNMSMGFYQGFMSHKIEVLGGEKYFPDILYHQDPSEAYHSWMNSLHDNPDVVSYAIFPLHHLVDDPEVSANLRSMVTEYIDENKLPVDQGEFKTCSPTPNLDHNCCPLRAGRGTLRVMVHRAAGLRADTFTKTDGYVKIWYNGMYEETDTVMDDNDPVWNATYNFGSVEFGHQLLFEVWDRDVIYNDMAGRCLVFPEQGTHSHSCQLKKGVLHFTYSSECDAHLTGYRCGRYSPST; from the exons ATGGCATTCCGAAGTCTCTTCCTTTATACCTTGAGTCTGCCCGTCCTGGTGCAGATGCCCAGCAGCAGAGCCTGTAGGACTGGATCGGGGTCAGAGTGTGAGAAAGCCCCCTTTGTGCCTGGCTACAACCTGGCGGGGGAGGGCTTCGACGTGGTCAGGATGCGTCGTAAAGGGGCCTACGTCATCAACGTCAAAGCCCACCTGTCTGACAACCACACATGTGTTCTCTGTGAGAACCGCTTCCAGGAGGGACAGGTCCAGAGGTTGCCTTCTGCCGTGCTGGACTGGCGTCCATTGAGCCGCTGCAGCAAGCAGCTATCCAGTGCCCTGCACCACTCGGTGGACTCCCTACTACGTAGCTCTAGCTCcctcatcaacaacaactgggGTATGGACCTGAGGCTAGAGACTTATGGCAAGGCAGTGCTGGGGGGCAGCCGCTCAGAAATGGCCAAGTTTGCCAGATCCCAGCACAGTGTGGACAAGGCCACCTTTGCTACCCATGAGATCAGctgtacatactacag TTACAGGCTGGCAGACCATCCGGACCTCAGCGCTGAATTTGCTAAACATCTCAAGAGACTGCCACAGGAGCTTGACAACAAGAGCAAATTGCTGTACCGGCAGTTGATCGACACGTACGGCACTCATTACATCCGTCAGGTACAGCTGGGTGGTAGGGTGAGGCGCGTCACTGCCTTCCGCACCTGCCTGGCCACCCTGAAGGGCTTCTCCGAGTCCGAGATAAAGACCTGCTTAAATGTTGAGTTGAAAATGGCCTTAGGCTTCCTCCCAGCAAACGCGTCCTTCTCCAACAAATGTGATGCCCTCCTAAAGGGGAACATGAGCATGGGCTTCTACCAGGGGTTTATGAGCCACAAGATTGAGGTTCTAGGAGGGGAAAAGTATTTTCCCGATATCTTGTACCACCAGGACCCGTCCGAAGCGTACCATAGCTGGATGAACAGCTTGCATGATAATCCAGATGTGGTCTCCTATGCTATATTCCCCCTGCACCACCTGGTTGATGATCCAGAGGTTAGTGCCAACCTGAGGAGCATGGTGACAGAGTACATTGACGAGAACAAGCTTCCTGTAGACCAGGGGGAATTCAAAACCTGCTCCCCGACCCCTAACCTGGATCACAACTGTTGTCCTCTACGGGCAGGACGCGGGACTCTCAGGGTAATGGTCCACAGAGCCGCAGGTTTGAGAGCAGATACCTTCACAAAGACTGATGGCTATGTTAAAATATGGTACAATGGTATGTATGAGGAAACAGATACTGTCATGGATGATAATGATCCGGTATGGAATGCCACGTACAACTTTGGCTCAGTGGAGTTTGGTCATCAGCTGCTGTTCGAGGTTTGGGACAGAGATGTGATTTACAATGACATGGCAGGAAGATGTTTGGTCTTCCCTGAACAAGGAACTCATTCACACAGCTGTCAGCTGAAGAAAGGGGTTCTGCACTTCACTTACAGCTCTGAATGTGACGCCCACTTAACAGGCTATAGGTGTGGACGGTACTCTCCTAGTACATAA